The sequence below is a genomic window from Proteus vulgaris.
ATAGCTTCTTTTAATTCTTCGTCCGATAATGCGCCTTTGTGATATTCAATATTGGTATAACCCGCAGCTCTTAAATTTTCTACTGCACTTTGGTGCACACCTTCAAGGAGTAGAAACTTTATCTTTTCTTTTTCCAAAGATACTTTGACCATTTACCCTGCCCTATCGTTATTACATTTAATGAAAAACAAAATCCTGTCTCATCAACATAACAAAAATAGATTTTGTGGCAATACAACCGATTGCAGTGATGACAGAATAAGCGGTAAATAAAGTGATTTTCTACCGAGTAAAATGATTTTGACTTTGAAAATGGCAGGATTTTAAAGAGAGATATAACTATCGTGTGATATATATCACTGAATTTGCAGTTTCTAAAATAATTTAAAAAATAGGTAGCCATAGCTACCTATCTTAAAAAGAATTACTTAATGGTTTTCACACCTTCAGAAGTGCCCATTAAAACAACATTCGCGCCACGGTTAGCAAATAATCCTACAGTGACAACACCCGGAATACTGTTAATTTTGTTTTCCAGTTCAATAGGGTTAAGAATTGTTAAATTATGAACGTCTAAAATAACGTTACCGTTATCAGTTACCACATTTTCACGATATTCTGGTAAACCACCCAGTTTAACGAGTTCACGCGCAACATAAGAGCGCGCCATTGGAATAACTTCTACGGGTAGTGGAAATTTACCTAACACATCGACTTGTTTAGATTCATCAACGATACAGATAAATGTTTTCGCTACGCCCGCAATAATTTTTTCACGCGTTAATGCCGCACCACCACCTTTGATCATCTGCATTTGATGGTTAATTTCATCAGCACCATCAACATAGATATCTAAAGAATCGACTTCGTTGCAGTCGAAAACGGGAATGCCGTAACTCTTTAATTTTGCAGTTGATGCTTCTGAACTTGAAACTGTGCCTTCGATTTGACCTTTCATTGTTGCTAATGCATCAATAAAGTGAGAAGCCGTAGAGCCAGTACCGACACCAACAATCGTGCCTGGTTTTACATATTCAAGCGCTGCCCAACCTACTGCTTTTTTCAATTCATCCTGAGTCATTTAAAAAAACCTTATTTATCACGTTAATGGACTAAGAATAGCATATTGCATTCAAAACTAGCACGAGACACATCAAAAACTGAGAAGCAACATTTTAACTCATTGCAACGAAAAATATGGCATAGTAAGCAATAGAATATAAAATCGAAGAGAGTCTGTTAATGAAACGCCCTGATTATCGAGCATTACAAGCCCTTGATGCCGTCATTCGAGAGCGTGGCTTTGAACGAGCTGCGCAAAAATTATGTATTACACAATCTGCCGTTTCTCAGCGTATCAAACAGTTAGAAAATTTATTTGGACAACCGCTCTTAGTCAGAACTGTTCCACCTCAACCTACAGAGCAAGGGCAAAAATTATTAGCACTATTGCATCAAGTAGAATTACTTGAAGAGCAATGGTTAGGTGATGAAAATAGTGGTTCCACACCTCTTTTACTCTCTTTAGCGGTGAATGCGGACAGTTTAGCAACATGGTTATTGCCTGCGTTACATCCCGTATTAACGCAACTGCCTATTCGTCTCAATATTCAAGTTGAAGATGAAACTCGCACTCAAGAACGATTAAGACGAGGCGAAGTCGTTGGCGCAATCAGTATTCAGCCTCAAGCACTACCGAGTTGTCTTGTCGATCAATTAGGTGCTCTCGATTACCTATTTGTTGCTTCTCCTGACTTTGCTCAACGCTACTTTTCCAACGGTGTAACTAAATCTTCATTATTAAAAGCACCAGCAGTGGCATTTGACCATCTTGATGATATGCATCAGGCATTTTTACAACAAAATTTCGGTTTATCTCCGGGCAGTGTACCGTGCCATATCGTGAACTCCTCTGAAGCCTTTGTGCAATTAGCTAAACAAGGTTCAACTTGTTGTATGATCCCTCATCTGCAAATTGCTAATGAACTAAAAAGCGGAGAATTGGTTGATTTGACACCGGGACTTTGCCAGCGACGTATGCTCTATTGGCACCGATTTGCACCAGAAAGTAGAACCATGAGAAAAGTGACAGACGCACTCATTGATTTTGGTCGTAAAGTTTTAAAACAAGATGAAGAATAATACGTGGTTTCATCTTAATTAACTCAAAAAAATAGGCTTCATATTGAAGCCTATTTTTTCATCACTGCATGATTATTTAGTGCGTTTTAATTCAAAAACGACATCAACATAATCTTTAAACTCGATGCTTTGCTGTTCATAGGTTTCTTGCACAGCAGCAGGTGCTTGCGCTTTTAATGCCATTGAATCCATACGAACTTGCCCAATAGTATAAGGCGTGGCTTCTGGAGCGCGATAGCTCACGCTATAAACAGCACCCAAATCAGCACCAAAACCTTTAGCGACAGATGTTGCTTGATCAATGGCATTTTTAATCGCAACTTCACGTGCTTTTGACTTGTATTGCTCTGGATTATTTACGCCAAACTCAACGTTATTAATTTCATTTAAACCAGCCGCTAATGCACCATCAAGTAATGTATTAAGCTGCTCTAGTTTCTTAATTTTGACATTCACAGTACGTGTTGCGGTATAGCCATTAATCACTGAACGCTCTGCTTTTTTATCATACTCATAGTTTGGTTGAGTACGGATATTAGCCGCATCAATATCTTCTTTCACAACACCGTTTTCTTTTAAGAAAGCAAAATATTTTGCGACTCGTTCATCAGCTTGTTTCTTAGCAAGGGCGGCATCTTTCGCTCTTTCGCTAACCTGAATATATAATGTCGCCATATCAGGAGCGGCTTTAATTGTCGCATTACCCGATGTTGTAATATGTGGTCCTTCTGGCTCAGACGCCGCTAATGCAAATGAAGGTAATCCCAGCGTAAACACGGATGCTAATACAATTGCTTTTAATTTCACAAAAACCCCCGACATAATAAATTTTAAGACCATCTTTTTATGGCTAAGAAGAACCTTAGCATATCTGATGTAAAGTTCTTTAAGATTAAAAGAGAGTTTTCCATCCTTGCGCTGCTAATTGAACAGCAATAAACCACATTACACATCCTACAAACAGATTAATAATACGTTGAGAGCGTGCTTTACTTAATATTGGAGAAAACCAAGCTGCTAATAGTGATAACGCAAAAAACCAGCTTATAGAGGCAAATACCGCACCAAATGTAAACCAAGGACGCAGTTCTGATGTTAATTGTCCGCCAATGCTACCTATCACAACAAAGGTGTCTAAATAAACATGAGGGTTAAGCCAAGTCACGGCAACTAATGTCACAATCACTCGCCAACGACTTTTTACCTGATTTTCACTTTGTGATAATTCAATATCTTTTGAAAATGCAGTTTTAAATGCACTCCAGCCATACCATAGTAAGAACGCCACACCTCCCCAAGTGATCAATAATAAAAGTATTTCTGATTGGCTAAGCAAAGCACTTCCACCAAAGACACCTGCCGTAATTAAAATCACATCACTTAAAGCGCATAAAAACGCACTCATCAAGTGAAATTGTTTTTTACTTCCTTGCTGTAAAACAAAGGCGTTTTGTGCACCAATTGGCAAAATCATTGCTGCACTTAACAAAAACCCCTGAAAAAAAGTTGTAAACATGCAAAATACCTTAATAATTATTCGTTTAATATTAGATGAATAATAGAGGGATTTTGATATTAGAGGAAATGAATCATTCTTATTGATAATAAGAAAAACTAATGGCGATAAAATAGGAAAAATAAAATGTCAGTAGGATTAATAGGATGAAATAGCCATATTCATTAATA
It includes:
- the rpiA gene encoding ribose-5-phosphate isomerase RpiA, translated to MTQDELKKAVGWAALEYVKPGTIVGVGTGSTASHFIDALATMKGQIEGTVSSSEASTAKLKSYGIPVFDCNEVDSLDIYVDGADEINHQMQMIKGGGAALTREKIIAGVAKTFICIVDESKQVDVLGKFPLPVEVIPMARSYVARELVKLGGLPEYRENVVTDNGNVILDVHNLTILNPIELENKINSIPGVVTVGLFANRGANVVLMGTSEGVKTIK
- a CDS encoding LysR family transcriptional regulator ArgP; the protein is MKRPDYRALQALDAVIRERGFERAAQKLCITQSAVSQRIKQLENLFGQPLLVRTVPPQPTEQGQKLLALLHQVELLEEQWLGDENSGSTPLLLSLAVNADSLATWLLPALHPVLTQLPIRLNIQVEDETRTQERLRRGEVVGAISIQPQALPSCLVDQLGALDYLFVASPDFAQRYFSNGVTKSSLLKAPAVAFDHLDDMHQAFLQQNFGLSPGSVPCHIVNSSEAFVQLAKQGSTCCMIPHLQIANELKSGELVDLTPGLCQRRMLYWHRFAPESRTMRKVTDALIDFGRKVLKQDEE
- a CDS encoding oxidative stress defense protein — its product is MKLKAIVLASVFTLGLPSFALAASEPEGPHITTSGNATIKAAPDMATLYIQVSERAKDAALAKKQADERVAKYFAFLKENGVVKEDIDAANIRTQPNYEYDKKAERSVINGYTATRTVNVKIKKLEQLNTLLDGALAAGLNEINNVEFGVNNPEQYKSKAREVAIKNAIDQATSVAKGFGADLGAVYSVSYRAPEATPYTIGQVRMDSMALKAQAPAAVQETYEQQSIEFKDYVDVVFELKRTK
- the argO gene encoding arginine exporter ArgO — its product is MFTTFFQGFLLSAAMILPIGAQNAFVLQQGSKKQFHLMSAFLCALSDVILITAGVFGGSALLSQSEILLLLITWGGVAFLLWYGWSAFKTAFSKDIELSQSENQVKSRWRVIVTLVAVTWLNPHVYLDTFVVIGSIGGQLTSELRPWFTFGAVFASISWFFALSLLAAWFSPILSKARSQRIINLFVGCVMWFIAVQLAAQGWKTLF